In Ammospiza caudacuta isolate bAmmCau1 chromosome 2, bAmmCau1.pri, whole genome shotgun sequence, a genomic segment contains:
- the ACE2 gene encoding angiotensin-converting enzyme 2, which produces MLVHFWLLCSLSAVVTPQDVTQQAQMFLVEFNRRAEDISYENSIASWNYNTNITEENANKMSEAGARWAAFYDEASRNASKFPVDSITDELTKLQIQILQEKGSSVLSPEKYNRLGTVLNTMSTIYSTGTVCKINNPSECLVLEPGLDAIMADSTDYNERLWAWEGWRADVGKMMRPLYEEYVELENEVARLNGYSDYGDYWRANYEATSPENYKYSRDQLIEDVEKTFEQIKPLYEQLHAYVRHKLGQVYGPEHISSTGGLPAHLLGDMWGRFWTNLYALTVPYPAKPNIDVTSAMVEKKWDAIKIFKSAEAFFVSIGLHSMTEGFWNNSMLTEPTDGRKVVCHPTAWDLGKNDYRIKMCAKVTMDDFLTAHHEMGHIEYDMSYAAQPYLLRSGANEGFHEAVGEIMSLSAATPQHLKSLDLLEPTFQDDEETEINFLLKQALTIVGTMPFTYMLEKWRWMVFRGEITKQEWTKRWWEMKRAIVGVVEPVPHDETYCDPAALFHVANDYSFIRYYTRTIYQFQFQEALCKAANHVGPLHKCDITNSTAAGQKLRELLELGRSKPWTQALESITGEKYMNAAPLLHYFEPLYEWLKKNNSGRFIGWKTDWTPYSSNAIKVRISLKSALGDEAYEWDESELFLFKSSVAYAMRKYFAEEKKQKVAFDVTDIHVGELTKRISFYITVSMPGNISDIVPKADVEDAIRMSRGRMNEAFRLDDSTLEFVGILPTLAAPYEPPVTIWLIVFGVVIGLVVVGAIALIVTGLRDRKKRARESRGEAGSNHEEVNPYAEEGKRNLGFEPAEETQTSF; this is translated from the exons ATGTTGGTTCACTTCTGGCTTCTTTGCAGCCTGAGTGCTGTTGTGACCCCTCAGGATGTCACTCAACAAGCCCAAATGTTTTTAGTAGAGTTTAACAGGAGGGCAGAAGATATCAGCTATGAGAACTCCATTGCCTCATGGAACTACAACACCAACATCACTGAGGAGAATGCCAATAAAATG AGCGAGGCGGGCGCCAGGTGGGCCGCGTTTTACGATGAGGCCTCCAGGAATGCCAGCAAATTCCCAGTGGACAGCATCACGGATGAACTCACCAAGCTCCAGATCCAGATTCTCCAGGAAAAAGGATCATCTGTGCTGTCACCAGAAAAGTATAACAGA ctgggcactgtgcTCAATACAATGAGTACCATCTACAGCACTGGGACCGTCTGTAAAATCAACAATCCATCGGAGTGCTTGGTGCTGGAGCCAG GTCTGGATGCTATTATGGCTGACAGCACTGATTATAATGAGAGACTGTGGGCCTGGGAAGGCTGGAGAGCTGATGTTGGCAAAATGATGAGACCATTATATGAAGAGTATGTTGAACTTGAAAATGAGGTTGCAAGGCTTAATG GTTATTCTGACTACGGAGACTACTGGAGAGCAAATTATGAAGCAACGTCTCcagaaaattacaaatacagcCGTGACCAGCTGATTGAAGATGTGGAGAAGACATTTGAGCAG aTAAAACCTCTGTATGAGCAGCTGCATGCCTATGTGAGACACAAGCTGGGGCAAGTGTATGGCCCTGAGCACATCAGCTCCACTGGAGGCCTGCCTGCTCACTTGCTGG GTGATATGTGGGGTAGATTCTGGACAAATCTGTATGCCTTGACCGTTCCCTATCCAGCCAAACCAAACATCGATGTAACTTCTGCAATGGTTGAAAAG AAATGGGatgcaattaaaatattcaaatctgCTGAGGCCTTCTTTGTTTCCATTGGCCTTCATAGCATGACTGAGGGCTTCTGGAATAACTCCATGCTCACAGAGCCGACCGATGGCAGGAAGGTTGTTTGCCATCCTACAGCATGGGACCTGGGCAAAAACGATTACAG GATCAAGATGTGCGCCAAAGTGACCATGGATGACTTCCTGACAGCACACCACGAGATGGGGCACATCGAGTACGACATGTCCTACGCGGCCCAGCCCTACCTGCTGAGGAGCGGGGCCAACGAGGGCTTCCACGAAGCTGTGGGGGAAATTATGTCACTCTCTGCAGCCACGCCCCAGCACCTGAAATCCCTTGATCTGCTAGAGCCAACTTTCCAAGATGATGAAG AAACTGAAATCAACTTTCTGCTCAAACAAGCACTAACCATTGTTGGAACAATGCCTTTTACTTACATGCTGGAGAAGTGGAGGTGGATGGTGTTTAGGGGTGAGATTACAAAGCAGGAATGGACGAAACGGTGGTGGGAGATGAA gagaGCCATAGTTGGTGTTGTGGAGCCAGTCCCTCACGATGAAACCTACTGCGACCCTGCCGCGCTGTTTCACGTGGCCAATGACTACTCCTTCATAAG GTATTACACCCGCACCATCTATCAGTTCCAGTTTCAGGAGGCACTTTGCAAGGCAGCCAACCATGTTGGCCCTCTTCACAAATGTGACATTACCAACTCCACTGCAGCTGGGCAGAAGCTCAG AGAATTGCTGGAATTAGGGAGATCCAAGCCCTGGACTCAAGCACTGGAAAGTATAACAGGAGAGAAATACATGAATGCAGCCCCCTTGCTCCACTACTTTGAACCTTTATATGAGTGGCTGAAAAAAAACAATTCTGGAAGATTCATTGGCTGGAAAACAGACTGGACACCAT ATTCCAGCAATGCCATCAAAGTGCGCATCAGCCTGAAGTCAGCTCTGGGGGACGAGGCG TATGAATGGGATGAAAGCGAGCTCTTCTTGTTCAAGTCGTCTGTTGCCTATGCCATGAGGAAATACTTTGCAGaggagaagaagcagaaagtTGCCTTCGA cGTTACAGACATTCATGTTGGGGAATTGACAAAAAGGATCTCCTTCTACATTACTGTCAGCATGCCAGGTAATATCAGTGATATTGTGCCCAAAGCTGATGTGGAAGATGCCATCAG GATGTCTCGAGGACGAATGAACGAGGCTTTCAGACTCGATGACAGTACCCTGGAGTTTGTGGGAATCCTTCCAACCCTGGCTGCCCCTTATGAACCACCAGTAACCATCTGGTTAATTGTATTTGGGGTGGTCATTGGTCTGGTTGTCGTTGGAGCTATTGCCTTGATCGTCACTGGGCTGAGAGATCGTAAAAA GAGAGCAAGAGAAAGCAGAGGGGAAGCAGGATCAAATCATGAAGAGGTGAACCCTTATGctgaagagggaaaaagaaacctgGGCTTTGAGCCAGCTGAAGAGACACAAAcatcattttaa